The Roseovarius indicus genome has a segment encoding these proteins:
- a CDS encoding NADH-quinone oxidoreductase subunit D — MDGSKGFDDAQTGEQKIRNFNLNFGPQHPAAHGVLRLVLELDGEIVERCDPHIGLLHRGTEKLMESRTYLQNLPYFDRLDYVAPMNQEHAWCLAIEKLCKVEVPRRAQLIRVLYSEIGRILNHLLNVTTQAMDVGALTPPLWGFEEREKLMVFYERACGARLHAAYFRPGGVHQDIPDELIDDIETWANEFPKVLADLDGLLTENRIFKQRNADIGVVKEKDILEWGFSGVMVRGSGLAWDLRRAQPYECYDEMEFQIPVGKNGDCYDRYLCRMEEMRQSLKIMHQCFEKLRAPEGKGDVLARGKLTPPTRTDMKTSMEALIHHFKLYTEGFHVPEGEVYCAVEAPKGEFGVYLVADGSNRPYRAKLRAPGFLHLQAMDFVAGGHQLADVAAIIGTMDVVFGEIDR; from the coding sequence ATGGACGGCTCCAAGGGATTTGACGACGCCCAGACGGGTGAACAGAAGATCCGCAACTTCAACCTGAACTTCGGCCCGCAACACCCTGCGGCGCACGGGGTTTTGCGGCTGGTGCTCGAGCTTGACGGCGAGATCGTCGAGCGCTGCGACCCGCATATCGGGCTGCTTCACCGCGGCACCGAGAAGCTGATGGAAAGCCGCACCTACCTGCAGAACCTGCCGTATTTCGACCGGCTGGATTACGTGGCGCCGATGAACCAGGAGCACGCCTGGTGCCTGGCGATCGAGAAGCTGTGCAAGGTCGAGGTGCCGCGGCGGGCGCAGCTGATCCGGGTTCTGTATTCCGAGATCGGGCGCATCCTGAACCACCTGCTGAACGTGACGACTCAGGCGATGGACGTGGGCGCGCTGACCCCGCCGCTTTGGGGGTTCGAGGAACGCGAGAAGCTGATGGTGTTCTACGAGCGGGCCTGTGGCGCGCGGCTGCACGCCGCGTATTTCCGGCCCGGTGGCGTGCACCAGGACATTCCCGACGAGCTGATCGACGATATCGAGACCTGGGCGAACGAGTTTCCGAAGGTGCTTGCCGATCTCGACGGGCTTCTGACCGAGAACCGGATCTTCAAGCAGCGCAACGCCGATATCGGCGTGGTGAAGGAGAAGGATATTCTCGAATGGGGCTTCTCGGGCGTGATGGTGCGCGGCTCGGGCCTTGCCTGGGATTTGCGCCGGGCGCAGCCTTATGAATGCTACGACGAGATGGAGTTCCAGATCCCCGTCGGCAAGAATGGCGATTGCTATGACCGCTATCTCTGCCGGATGGAGGAGATGCGGCAATCGCTGAAGATTATGCACCAGTGCTTTGAGAAGTTGCGGGCGCCGGAGGGGAAGGGCGACGTGCTGGCGCGCGGCAAGCTGACGCCGCCGACGCGGACCGACATGAAGACCTCGATGGAAGCATTGATCCACCACTTCAAGCTTTATACCGAGGGCTTCCACGTGCCCGAGGGCGAGGTGTATTGCGCCGTCGAGGCGCCGAAGGGGGAATTCGGGGTGTACCTGGTGGCGGACGGGTCGAACCGGCCGTACCGCGCCAAGCTTCGGGCGCCCGGCTTCCTGCACCTGCAGGCGATGGATTTTGTCGCCGGCGGCCACCAGCTGGCCGACGTGGCGGCGATCATCGGCACGATGGATGTCGTGTTCGGGGAGATCGACCGGTAA
- a CDS encoding NADH-quinone oxidoreductase subunit E, giving the protein MLRRLHHEQPESFAFTEANRAWAEAQITKYPEGRQASAVIPLLWRAQEQEGWLTRPAIEHVADMLDMAYIRALEVASFYFMFQLQPVGSVAHIQICGTTSCMICGAEDLVGVCRDKIAPNAHEVSADGKFSWEEVECLGACANAPMAQIGKDYYEDLTAERLVEILDELAAGKVPVPGPQNGRYASEPASGLTTLKEFDSGQTKYNASVQLATDIGDTVKRIDGTEVPMLAPWREKGANHQPADPAVNVKEPPKQEAAKDQPVEKAPKAKADDTGVSKAEAQAKEKGKPESKRAPEDKAGKAEKAVPKSKAKAGDKATADAGEGTKPELLSEAREGGPDDLKYIKGVGPKLEQALHDMGVFHFDQIASWTDEEVAWADQNLVGFKGRVSRDDWVSQAKILAEGGTTEFSDRAKKGDVY; this is encoded by the coding sequence ATGCTGAGACGTCTTCACCACGAACAGCCAGAGAGCTTTGCGTTCACCGAGGCCAACCGGGCCTGGGCGGAAGCGCAGATCACCAAGTACCCCGAGGGCCGGCAGGCCAGCGCCGTCATCCCGCTTTTGTGGCGCGCGCAGGAGCAGGAAGGCTGGCTGACGCGGCCGGCGATCGAACATGTGGCCGATATGCTGGACATGGCCTATATCCGGGCCTTGGAAGTGGCGAGCTTCTACTTCATGTTCCAGTTGCAACCCGTTGGATCGGTTGCACATATCCAGATTTGCGGGACGACCTCCTGCATGATCTGCGGGGCGGAGGACCTTGTGGGGGTCTGCCGCGACAAAATCGCGCCGAATGCCCATGAGGTGAGCGCCGACGGCAAGTTCAGCTGGGAAGAGGTGGAATGCCTCGGTGCCTGTGCGAACGCGCCGATGGCGCAGATCGGCAAGGACTACTACGAAGACCTGACGGCCGAACGGCTGGTCGAGATCCTCGACGAGCTGGCCGCCGGAAAGGTGCCGGTGCCGGGCCCGCAGAACGGGCGCTATGCGTCGGAGCCGGCCTCGGGGCTGACCACGCTGAAGGAGTTCGACAGCGGGCAGACCAAGTATAACGCGAGCGTGCAGTTGGCGACCGATATCGGCGACACGGTCAAGCGGATCGACGGCACCGAGGTGCCGATGCTGGCGCCGTGGCGCGAGAAGGGGGCGAACCACCAGCCGGCGGACCCGGCCGTGAATGTGAAAGAGCCGCCGAAGCAGGAAGCCGCGAAGGACCAGCCGGTCGAGAAGGCGCCCAAGGCCAAGGCCGACGATACCGGCGTGAGCAAGGCGGAGGCGCAGGCCAAGGAGAAGGGCAAGCCCGAGTCGAAGCGTGCGCCTGAGGACAAGGCCGGCAAGGCGGAGAAGGCTGTGCCCAAGTCGAAGGCGAAGGCCGGCGACAAGGCCACGGCCGATGCGGGCGAGGGCACCAAGCCGGAGCTGCTTTCGGAGGCGCGCGAGGGCGGGCCGGACGACCTGAAATATATCAAGGGGGTCGGGCCGAAGCTGGAGCAGGCGCTGCACGATATGGGCGTGTTCCATTTCGACCAGATCGCCAGTTGGACCGACGAAGAGGTGGCCTGGGCCGATCAGAACCTTGTCGGGTTCAAGGGCCGGGTGAGCCGTGACGACTGGGTCAGCCAGGCGAAAATCCTGGCCGAGGGCGGCACGACGGAGTTCTCGGACCGGGCCAAGAAGGGCGACGTGTACTGA
- a CDS encoding DUF5337 domain-containing protein, which produces MSDRDTAARKGRQAALVIAGTAVFWILVTLIGDKEGFSQGLRLVFDLLALAGFVFAFWLIFQYWRARQDNQG; this is translated from the coding sequence ATGAGCGACCGCGACACAGCCGCCCGCAAGGGGCGCCAGGCAGCGCTGGTCATCGCCGGAACGGCGGTGTTCTGGATCCTGGTGACCCTGATCGGAGACAAGGAAGGCTTCAGCCAAGGGCTGAGGCTTGTCTTCGATCTGCTGGCGCTGGCGGGGTTCGTCTTTGCCTTCTGGCTGATCTTTCAATACTGGCGGGCACGCCAGGACAATCAGGGGTAG
- the nuoF gene encoding NADH-quinone oxidoreductase subunit NuoF, whose protein sequence is MLKDQDRIFTNLYGMHDRTLKGAQKRGHWDGTKKIIEMGRAEIVDQMKASGLRGRGGAGFPTGLKWSFMPKESDGRPAYLVVNADESEPGTCKDREIMRHDPHTLVEGCLIASFAMGAHASYIYIRGEYIREREALQMAIDEAYDAGLIGKNACGSGWDFDLYLVHGAGAYICGEETALLESLEGKKGMPRMKPPFPAGAGLYGCPTTVNNVESIAVVPTILRRGADWFASFGRANNAGTKVFAISGHVNNPCVVEDAMSISFEELIETHCGGIRGGWGNLKAVIPGGSSVPCVRGEKMKDATMDFDALREVGSSLGTAAVIVMDNSTDIIKAIWRLSKFYKHESCGQCTPCREGTGWMMRVMDRLVRGEAEVEEIDMLFDVTKQVEGHTICALGDAAAWPIQGLIRNFRDEIEDRIKAQKTGRVSAVAAE, encoded by the coding sequence ATGCTAAAGGACCAGGACCGTATCTTTACCAATCTCTACGGGATGCACGACCGCACGCTGAAAGGCGCGCAAAAGCGTGGTCACTGGGATGGTACGAAGAAGATCATCGAGATGGGCCGGGCCGAGATCGTCGACCAGATGAAGGCGAGCGGCTTGCGCGGCCGGGGCGGGGCAGGCTTCCCAACCGGGCTGAAATGGTCGTTCATGCCGAAGGAGAGCGACGGGCGGCCGGCCTACCTGGTGGTCAATGCCGACGAGTCGGAGCCGGGCACCTGCAAGGACCGCGAGATCATGCGGCACGATCCGCATACGCTGGTCGAGGGATGCCTGATCGCGAGCTTCGCGATGGGGGCGCATGCCAGCTATATCTATATCCGCGGCGAGTATATCCGCGAGCGCGAGGCGCTGCAGATGGCGATCGACGAGGCCTATGACGCGGGGCTGATCGGCAAGAACGCCTGTGGCTCGGGCTGGGATTTCGACCTGTACCTGGTGCACGGGGCCGGGGCCTATATCTGTGGCGAGGAAACCGCGCTTCTGGAAAGCCTGGAAGGCAAGAAGGGGATGCCGCGGATGAAGCCGCCGTTCCCGGCGGGGGCGGGGCTTTATGGTTGCCCGACCACGGTGAACAACGTCGAGTCGATTGCCGTTGTGCCGACGATCCTGCGGCGCGGGGCCGACTGGTTCGCAAGCTTCGGGCGGGCGAACAATGCCGGGACCAAGGTGTTCGCCATTTCCGGGCACGTGAACAACCCCTGCGTGGTGGAAGACGCCATGTCGATTTCCTTCGAGGAGCTGATCGAGACCCATTGCGGCGGTATCCGCGGCGGGTGGGGCAACCTCAAGGCCGTCATCCCCGGCGGCTCGTCCGTGCCGTGTGTGCGCGGCGAGAAGATGAAGGACGCGACGATGGATTTCGACGCGCTGCGCGAGGTGGGCTCGAGCCTTGGCACCGCGGCGGTGATCGTGATGGACAATTCGACCGACATCATCAAGGCGATCTGGCGGCTGTCGAAATTCTACAAGCATGAAAGCTGTGGCCAGTGCACGCCCTGCCGGGAAGGGACCGGCTGGATGATGCGCGTGATGGACCGGCTGGTGCGCGGCGAGGCCGAGGTCGAGGAGATCGACATGCTGTTCGACGTGACCAAGCAGGTCGAGGGCCACACGATTTGTGCGTTGGGCGATGCTGCCGCGTGGCCGATCCAGGGCCTGATCCGCAACTTCCGGGACGAGATCGAGGACCGGATCAAGGCGCAGAAGACCGGCCGTGTCAGCGCCGTCGCGGCGGAGTGA
- a CDS encoding class I SAM-dependent methyltransferase: protein MIKKYRFTGEDVVADIREKYDYDGDLAEIYATTQDYVVHKWHHYIPIYDRYFGKYRGTKVRFLEIGVDKGGSLQMWRRFLGEDAVLFGVDIKKKCKEFDGVSGQVRIGSQDDPDFLNSVIDEMGGVDVVLDDGSHQMPHIEASLRTIYPRLEIGGTYMIEDLHAAYWKGFEGGFDAEANFFNTVRKIVDDMHERYHHQGYHVPELEGAVSGLHVHDSIVVIDKDAVHPPTHSKVN, encoded by the coding sequence ATGATCAAGAAGTACCGTTTCACCGGTGAAGATGTCGTCGCGGATATCCGCGAGAAATACGACTATGACGGCGATCTGGCCGAGATCTATGCCACGACGCAGGATTACGTGGTGCACAAGTGGCATCATTACATCCCGATCTATGACCGGTATTTCGGCAAGTATCGGGGCACCAAGGTACGGTTCCTCGAGATCGGCGTCGACAAGGGCGGCAGCCTGCAGATGTGGCGGCGGTTCCTGGGCGAGGATGCGGTGCTGTTCGGTGTCGATATCAAGAAGAAGTGCAAGGAGTTCGACGGCGTGTCGGGGCAGGTGCGGATCGGGTCGCAGGACGACCCGGATTTCCTGAACTCGGTGATCGACGAGATGGGCGGGGTCGACGTGGTGCTGGACGATGGCAGCCACCAGATGCCGCATATCGAGGCCTCGCTGCGCACGATCTATCCGCGGCTCGAGATCGGCGGCACCTACATGATCGAGGATCTGCACGCAGCCTATTGGAAGGGGTTCGAGGGCGGCTTTGACGCCGAGGCGAATTTCTTCAACACGGTGCGGAAGATCGTGGATGACATGCACGAGCGGTATCACCATCAGGGGTATCATGTGCCCGAGCTGGAAGGTGCCGTGAGCGGGCTGCACGTGCACGATTCCATCGTGGTGATCGACAAGGATGCGGTGCATCCGCCGACGCATTCGAAGGTGAATTGA
- a CDS encoding DUF3291 domain-containing protein, whose protein sequence is MSGLPGYHLAELNVGRLVAPTDDPRVAEFMNALDRINGLGKRMPGFVWMMEGSGEPGTGNTENNIGDDPQFVANLTVWEDAETLENFVFNTVHRQFYERRAEWFEVLGEMHFVMWWVPEGHRPTLDEALERLAHLRDHGDGEQAFGWSYLKDTKLWRDHACTGVAAE, encoded by the coding sequence ATGAGCGGGCTGCCCGGATATCACCTGGCCGAGCTGAACGTGGGCCGGCTTGTGGCGCCGACGGACGACCCGCGCGTGGCCGAGTTCATGAACGCGCTCGACCGGATCAACGGGCTGGGCAAGCGGATGCCGGGGTTTGTCTGGATGATGGAAGGCTCGGGCGAGCCGGGGACGGGGAACACCGAGAACAATATCGGGGACGACCCGCAATTCGTGGCGAACCTGACCGTGTGGGAAGACGCGGAGACGCTTGAGAATTTCGTCTTCAACACGGTGCATCGACAGTTCTACGAGCGCCGGGCCGAGTGGTTCGAGGTTCTGGGCGAGATGCATTTCGTGATGTGGTGGGTGCCCGAGGGGCACCGGCCCACGCTGGACGAAGCGCTTGAAAGACTGGCGCATTTGCGCGACCACGGAGACGGCGAGCAGGCCTTCGGATGGTCGTATCTGAAAGACACGAAACTGTGGCGAGACCACGCATGTACAGGAGTTGCGGCGGAATGA
- a CDS encoding MAPEG family protein, with the protein MTGFAEYGHALVAIVGLALLQLVLSPLSAIRKTQAGLAPGAQPVADYSDSCYRWHRAYGNLTESMAAFVGLTLAAILAGGSPFWVNLFASGFLLLRLVLAVVHINGIGKPDMGLRSFTYVAGWLMCLGLAYLVVKAVFFNG; encoded by the coding sequence ATGACGGGTTTTGCGGAATACGGACACGCCCTTGTGGCGATCGTGGGACTGGCGCTGCTGCAGCTGGTGCTGAGCCCGTTGTCCGCGATCCGCAAGACACAGGCGGGGCTGGCGCCGGGCGCACAGCCGGTGGCGGATTATTCCGACAGCTGTTACCGGTGGCACCGGGCCTATGGCAACCTGACCGAGTCGATGGCGGCGTTTGTCGGGCTGACGCTGGCGGCGATCCTTGCCGGGGGCAGCCCTTTCTGGGTCAACCTCTTCGCATCGGGCTTTCTTCTGTTGCGTCTGGTTCTGGCGGTGGTGCATATCAACGGCATCGGAAAACCGGATATGGGCCTGAGGTCCTTCACCTATGTCGCGGGCTGGCTCATGTGCCTTGGCCTTGCGTATCTTGTTGTAAAGGCGGTATTTTTCAATGGCTGA
- a CDS encoding DUF5333 domain-containing protein, with the protein MKRMTALVLSLALSAGAAGASAGAGLENERDINEGLLALAVADKIRRECSSIGGKFFKAQSYANGLKSLASARGYSEAEIDAYINDDVEKEKMRQRRNDYFEARGASNLDAESLCVLGRAEIAQKSRIGQLLRAK; encoded by the coding sequence ATGAAACGCATGACTGCCCTTGTCCTGAGCCTTGCCCTGTCGGCCGGTGCTGCCGGTGCCAGCGCCGGGGCCGGCCTCGAGAACGAGCGGGATATCAACGAAGGCCTGCTGGCGCTGGCCGTGGCCGACAAGATCCGCCGCGAATGCAGCAGCATCGGCGGCAAGTTCTTCAAGGCGCAGAGCTATGCCAACGGTCTGAAATCGCTGGCCTCGGCCCGGGGCTACAGCGAGGCCGAGATCGACGCGTATATCAATGACGACGTCGAAAAGGAAAAGATGCGCCAGCGGCGCAACGACTATTTCGAAGCCAGGGGGGCCAGCAATCTGGATGCCGAGAGCCTGTGTGTGCTCGGCCGGGCGGAGATCGCCCAGAAAAGCCGGATCGGCCAGTTACTGAGAGCAAAGTGA
- the nuoG gene encoding NADH-quinone oxidoreductase subunit NuoG: MSDLRKIIIDDNEIEVDGAMTLIQACEQAGIEIPRFCYHERLSIAGNCRMCLVEVVGGPPKPAASCAMQVRDLRPGPEGQPPVVKTNSPMVKKAREGVMEFLLINHPLDCPICDQGGECDLQDQAMAYGVDFSRFREPKRAVDDLDLGPLVETHMTRCISCTRCVRFTTEVAGIHQMGQTGRGEDAEITAYLGETLDSNLQGNIIDLCPVGALVSKPYAFTARPWELTKTETIDVMDALGSNIRVDTKGREVMRILPRNHDGVNEEWISDKTRFVWDGLRRQRLDRPYIRVDGKLKPATWPEALSKAAEAIKGAKKVAGLVGDLAPVEGAYALKQLVEGAGGQVECRTDGAHLPAGNRSAYVGNATVEELDTAKKVYLIGTDPAIEAPVLNARIRKAWLKGAEVIHIGQHTDLTYEATQLGARNKFLSQALSQAEATEGAIVVVGQGGLRGENGPAVLSLSMRLAEKLGGKMMVLHTAASRVGAMDVGAVAEGGVEGALDGADVVYNLGADEIEIASGPFVIYQGSHGDRGAHRADVILPAAAYTEEQGLFVNTEGRPQLALRAGHPPGEAKENWAILRALSGEMGSALPFDSIAQLRRAMVEAVPHFAKVDRVPENEWTLVDEVELGAGQLMPAINDFYLTNPIARASALMAELSAEAKARRTEQVAAE, from the coding sequence ATGTCTGACCTTCGCAAAATCATCATCGACGACAACGAGATCGAAGTCGACGGGGCGATGACCCTGATCCAGGCTTGCGAGCAGGCGGGGATCGAGATTCCCCGTTTCTGCTATCACGAGCGTCTGTCGATCGCGGGCAACTGCCGGATGTGTCTTGTCGAGGTGGTGGGCGGCCCGCCCAAGCCCGCGGCAAGCTGTGCCATGCAGGTGCGTGACCTGCGGCCCGGGCCGGAGGGCCAGCCGCCGGTGGTCAAGACCAACTCGCCCATGGTCAAGAAGGCGCGTGAGGGGGTGATGGAGTTCCTGCTCATCAACCACCCCCTCGATTGCCCGATCTGCGACCAGGGCGGGGAATGCGATTTGCAGGACCAGGCAATGGCTTACGGGGTGGATTTCAGCCGTTTCCGCGAGCCGAAGCGGGCGGTTGACGACCTCGATCTGGGGCCGCTGGTGGAAACTCACATGACGCGCTGCATTTCCTGCACGCGTTGCGTGCGCTTCACCACCGAGGTGGCCGGCATTCACCAGATGGGCCAGACGGGCCGGGGCGAGGATGCCGAGATCACCGCCTACCTGGGCGAGACGCTGGATTCGAACCTTCAGGGCAACATCATCGACCTGTGCCCGGTGGGCGCGCTGGTGTCGAAGCCCTATGCGTTCACCGCGCGGCCGTGGGAACTGACCAAGACCGAGACGATCGACGTGATGGATGCTTTGGGCAGCAACATCCGGGTGGATACGAAGGGCCGCGAGGTCATGCGGATCCTGCCGCGCAACCACGACGGCGTGAACGAGGAATGGATTTCCGACAAGACGCGGTTCGTGTGGGATGGCCTGCGTCGCCAGCGGCTGGACCGGCCGTATATCCGCGTCGACGGCAAGCTGAAGCCTGCCACGTGGCCCGAGGCATTGTCGAAAGCGGCCGAGGCCATCAAGGGCGCCAAGAAGGTGGCCGGGCTGGTCGGCGATCTGGCCCCGGTGGAAGGCGCCTATGCGCTGAAACAGCTGGTTGAAGGCGCAGGCGGTCAAGTGGAATGCCGCACCGACGGGGCGCATCTGCCAGCGGGCAACCGGTCGGCCTATGTGGGCAATGCCACGGTCGAGGAGCTGGATACGGCGAAAAAGGTCTACCTGATCGGGACCGATCCGGCCATCGAAGCGCCGGTGCTCAATGCGCGCATCCGCAAGGCGTGGCTGAAGGGGGCCGAGGTCATCCATATCGGTCAGCATACCGATCTGACCTACGAGGCGACCCAGCTGGGCGCGCGCAACAAGTTCCTGTCGCAGGCGCTGAGCCAGGCCGAGGCGACCGAGGGCGCGATTGTCGTGGTCGGCCAGGGCGGTCTTCGGGGCGAGAATGGCCCGGCAGTTCTGAGCCTGTCGATGCGGCTGGCCGAGAAGCTGGGCGGCAAGATGATGGTGCTGCATACCGCGGCGTCGCGCGTGGGCGCGATGGATGTGGGCGCGGTGGCCGAAGGTGGCGTCGAGGGCGCGCTGGACGGGGCCGATGTTGTCTACAACCTGGGCGCCGACGAGATCGAGATCGCCAGTGGTCCCTTCGTGATCTACCAGGGCAGCCACGGCGACCGGGGCGCGCATCGTGCCGACGTGATCCTTCCGGCGGCGGCCTATACGGAAGAGCAGGGGCTCTTCGTCAACACCGAGGGTCGGCCGCAGCTGGCGCTGCGCGCGGGGCACCCGCCGGGTGAGGCGAAAGAGAACTGGGCGATCCTGCGGGCGCTATCGGGCGAGATGGGTAGCGCGCTGCCCTTCGACAGCATCGCGCAGCTGCGCCGGGCCATGGTCGAGGCGGTGCCGCACTTTGCCAAGGTCGACCGGGTGCCCGAGAACGAGTGGACGCTGGTCGACGAGGTCGAGCTGGGCGCCGGGCAGCTGATGCCGGCGATCAACGACTTCTACCTGACCAACCCGATCGCACGGGCCAGCGCGCTGATGGCCGAGTTGTCGGCCGAGGCCAAGGCCCGCCGGACAGAGCAGGTGGCCGCCGAGTAA
- the nuoH gene encoding NADH-quinone oxidoreductase subunit NuoH has product MAEFLTTPLGIALLIVAQCLAVVGFVMISLLFLVYGDRKIWAAVQMRRGPNVVGVYGLLQTVADALKYVVKEVVVPAGADKAVFMMAPLTSFVLAVLAWAVIPMNEGWVLSDINVAILFVFAVSSLEVYGVIMGGWASNSKYPFLGSLRSAAQMISYEVSIGLIIVGVIISTGSMNFSAIVGAQDTAYGFFGWYWLPHFPMVFLFFISALAETNRPPFDLPEAESELVAGYQVEYSATPFLLFMAGEYIAIFLMCALTSLLFFGGWLSPIPGLPDGVFWMIAKMAFFFFIFAMVKAITPRYRYDQLMRIGWKVFLPLSLAWVVIISFLAKFEVLGGFWARWAIGG; this is encoded by the coding sequence ATGGCTGAATTTCTGACAACCCCCCTCGGGATCGCGCTGCTGATCGTGGCGCAGTGCCTGGCCGTCGTCGGCTTCGTGATGATCTCGCTGCTCTTCCTCGTCTATGGCGACCGCAAGATCTGGGCCGCGGTGCAGATGCGCCGGGGGCCGAACGTGGTGGGCGTCTATGGCCTGCTGCAGACGGTGGCCGACGCGCTGAAATACGTGGTCAAGGAAGTGGTCGTGCCCGCGGGCGCCGACAAGGCGGTGTTCATGATGGCGCCGCTGACCAGCTTCGTGCTGGCGGTGCTGGCCTGGGCGGTGATCCCGATGAACGAGGGCTGGGTGCTGTCGGATATCAACGTGGCCATCCTGTTCGTCTTCGCGGTTTCCTCGCTCGAGGTGTACGGCGTGATCATGGGCGGCTGGGCGTCGAACTCGAAATACCCGTTCCTGGGCTCGCTTCGGTCGGCCGCGCAGATGATCTCCTACGAAGTGTCGATCGGGTTGATCATTGTCGGCGTCATCATCTCGACCGGCTCGATGAACTTCAGCGCCATCGTGGGCGCGCAGGACACGGCCTATGGGTTCTTCGGCTGGTACTGGCTGCCGCATTTCCCGATGGTGTTCCTGTTCTTCATCTCGGCCCTGGCCGAGACGAACCGCCCGCCCTTCGACCTGCCCGAGGCGGAATCGGAGCTGGTGGCGGGCTACCAGGTGGAATATTCGGCAACGCCCTTCCTGCTGTTCATGGCGGGCGAATACATCGCCATCTTCCTGATGTGCGCGCTGACCTCGCTGTTGTTCTTCGGCGGCTGGCTGTCGCCCATCCCGGGCCTGCCGGACGGGGTGTTCTGGATGATCGCGAAGATGGCGTTCTTCTTCTTCATCTTCGCGATGGTGAAGGCGATCACGCCGCGCTATCGCTACGACCAGCTGATGCGGATCGGCTGGAAGGTGTTCCTGCCGCTGTCGCTGGCATGGGTGGTGATCATCTCGTTCCTTGCGAAATTCGAAGTGCTCGGGGGCTTCTGGGCCCGCTGGGCGATTGGAGGCTGA
- the nuoI gene encoding NADH-quinone oxidoreductase subunit NuoI, whose protein sequence is MTQIDYGRAAGYFLLKDFAKGFKLGLKYFFAPKATVNYPHEKGPLSPRFRGEHALRRYPNGEERCIACKLCEAICPAQAITIDAEPRDDGSRRTTRYDIDMTKCIYCGFCQEACPVDAIVEGPNFEFATETREELFYDKAKLLENGDRWEAEIARNLELDAPYR, encoded by the coding sequence ATGACGCAGATCGATTATGGCCGGGCTGCCGGTTACTTTCTGCTGAAGGACTTCGCGAAGGGCTTCAAGCTTGGTTTGAAGTATTTCTTCGCGCCGAAAGCCACGGTGAACTATCCCCACGAGAAGGGCCCGCTTTCGCCGCGGTTCCGGGGCGAGCATGCGCTGCGCCGGTACCCGAACGGCGAGGAGCGCTGCATCGCGTGCAAGCTGTGCGAGGCGATCTGCCCGGCACAGGCGATCACGATCGATGCCGAGCCGCGCGATGACGGCAGCCGCCGGACGACGCGCTATGACATCGACATGACCAAGTGCATCTATTGCGGCTTTTGCCAGGAGGCGTGCCCGGTGGATGCCATCGTCGAGGGGCCGAATTTCGAGTTTGCCACCGAGACCCGCGAGGAGCTGTTCTACGACAAGGCCAAGCTTCTGGAGAACGGCGACCGGTGGGAAGCCGAGATCGCCCGCAACCTGGAACTGGATGCGCCTTACCGATGA
- a CDS encoding carboxymuconolactone decarboxylase family protein has translation MTDMKNPFEAMMAQAQEMAKAFNPALESFSPKGFEQLWPTMPKEFMEMSFGRGLNKDGLDAKTRLLLTLAGLTMLGAQSDTQIRMTVRHALEAGATKDEIAETIAQMSMFAGIPSMTRAMEFAREVLDEDKEGDKDR, from the coding sequence ATGACAGATATGAAGAACCCCTTCGAGGCCATGATGGCCCAGGCGCAGGAGATGGCGAAGGCCTTCAACCCGGCGCTTGAATCGTTCTCGCCGAAGGGGTTCGAACAGCTCTGGCCGACCATGCCGAAGGAATTCATGGAAATGTCCTTCGGCAGGGGGTTGAACAAGGATGGTCTCGATGCCAAGACGCGGCTGCTGCTGACATTGGCGGGGCTGACGATGCTGGGCGCCCAGAGCGACACGCAGATCCGGATGACGGTGCGCCATGCGCTCGAAGCCGGGGCAACGAAGGACGAAATTGCCGAGACGATCGCGCAAATGTCCATGTTCGCCGGCATCCCGTCCATGACCCGGGCGATGGAGTTCGCCCGAGAGGTGCTGGACGAGGACAAGGAAGGGGATAAAGACCGATGA